From a single Saimiri boliviensis isolate mSaiBol1 chromosome 15, mSaiBol1.pri, whole genome shotgun sequence genomic region:
- the PKIA gene encoding cAMP-dependent protein kinase inhibitor alpha, which yields MTDVETTYADFIASGRTGRRNAIHDILVSSASGNSNELALKLAGLDINKTEGEEDAQRSSTEQSGEAQGEAAKSES from the exons ATGACTGATGTGGAAACTACATATGCAGATTTTATTGCTTCAGGAAGAACAGGTAGAAGAAATGCAATACATGATATCCTGGTTTCCTCTGCAAGTGGCAACAGCAATGAATTAGCCTTGAAATTAGCAGGTCTTGATATCAACAAGACAG aagGCGAAGAAGATGCACAACGAAGTTCTACAGAACAAAGTGGGGAAGCCCAGGGAGAAGCAGCAAAATCTGAAAGTTAA